In Halobaculum limi, one DNA window encodes the following:
- a CDS encoding tubulin-like doman-containing protein, with the protein MNLPERIYAIGGAGKAITYELLEADWVQEEILEPRPNPKSLTVTLVDTAEDEINDDEERIKQIRADIRETKERLREESSGRPGEITIDYLPLTRNIQLHDQNDLIGESVIPRIADGVGMDRENWWLRPEYINENLNFATGVVRKRGLGKGLYYKAYAEDDEVRTQIDLPSRGKVAVIAGLGGGSGSGMFIDLVQHLKRTQRTAEITLFGVLPNDAEGDAENANAHAALSELEYLSLQGEDVFKDRVLMPIDPTDFGGKKANILQSSDALVEFDRAAVYLIVSYFNKTGMEDPFADMPSYAPFIIGIPQVLRYNVDAIKGAKTKMTDLLSEKQDALEAEEEIYGELDRFFARHFDDGETGELHDSDRSDLKNRFDSLESLLEVDLFEELGYESISIFREIIGEARNETEDVAEQVEIVSSSIRAGTASLGGESEQFVDSIDKELADIIRSDIRNLGRRKELLEDLRRVDAPRIQSTLSYLLALDDEGINAGVRLNQLEAKREDAEERMERLESDLAEVREELEEKRDTQRQEIERRADEWERAVRMDFEDFQACQDISIESRVGSLETAIGNFSMNIDNATDPEEIDNISSQDVTQALNTLSDELEAIGIDISSEEQDIQSSVRDLAEAKKSFLKMNSEEGTVEKILPWESSAEEERQQARKNYRTKRNQLDDKGVFAISSAGSNLSIEVEYDGTSLIDRVKREEEQRRDQIIMELREQFDENGPQVDSAMQKVGTQLDRGRSLADVKQIVEDALTDVIVDTGDISERKDDLEADLEDARGRAELFSATVSLFEEINNRRETFVNSHAEYNRRRSSYGEERSSAVSTEEEEYRYMKTVRPNDILQIRDDSDIDESGIFDDEAERQRLRSSLEELARNIHNSKYSGLRKRRISSSRARYEDMQIAVGAVSQAIDQIGEEAARLQEIFAGAYNLGPGEENYASYPVDAGGNWDIGLGVFIGGIFLDNLRAEAEADGYREGYRAKLNSDELDILVHHTYGLEEGFYVRRNDVLNLENPDDIEFFLRDEASIREDLLQEYIEVVPTKEGNDTPDEAIEYDGPTGDLTDGGRDR; encoded by the coding sequence ATGAATCTTCCCGAACGAATCTACGCCATCGGAGGCGCGGGAAAGGCGATCACGTACGAATTGTTGGAGGCTGACTGGGTTCAAGAAGAGATTCTTGAACCCCGGCCGAATCCGAAGTCGCTGACAGTCACGTTGGTTGACACGGCTGAGGACGAAATCAACGATGACGAAGAACGGATTAAGCAAATCCGGGCAGACATCAGGGAAACAAAAGAACGGTTGCGCGAGGAGAGTAGTGGTCGGCCGGGAGAAATCACTATCGACTACCTCCCGCTCACGCGGAATATCCAACTGCACGACCAGAATGACTTGATCGGCGAGTCGGTCATTCCACGGATAGCGGACGGCGTTGGGATGGACCGCGAGAACTGGTGGCTCCGACCAGAGTACATCAACGAGAATCTCAATTTCGCCACAGGTGTGGTCCGCAAACGAGGGCTGGGTAAGGGTCTCTACTACAAGGCGTATGCCGAAGATGACGAGGTCCGAACGCAGATCGACCTCCCAAGCCGAGGAAAGGTCGCCGTCATCGCAGGACTTGGTGGTGGGAGTGGGTCTGGCATGTTTATCGACCTCGTCCAACATCTCAAGCGTACCCAACGAACCGCAGAAATCACGCTGTTCGGTGTGCTCCCGAACGACGCCGAAGGAGACGCTGAAAACGCGAACGCACACGCAGCACTCTCTGAGTTGGAGTATCTCTCGCTGCAGGGTGAAGATGTCTTCAAAGACCGCGTGTTGATGCCGATTGACCCGACCGACTTCGGCGGGAAGAAGGCAAACATTCTCCAGAGTTCTGACGCACTCGTTGAGTTCGACCGTGCAGCTGTCTATCTCATCGTCTCGTATTTCAACAAGACGGGGATGGAAGACCCGTTCGCGGATATGCCGTCGTATGCGCCGTTCATTATCGGCATTCCGCAGGTGCTGCGATACAACGTCGACGCGATCAAAGGCGCGAAGACGAAGATGACCGACCTGCTCTCCGAAAAGCAGGATGCACTCGAAGCCGAGGAGGAAATCTACGGCGAACTCGACCGCTTCTTCGCACGCCACTTCGATGATGGCGAGACGGGCGAGCTTCACGACTCTGATCGTTCCGATCTCAAAAACCGCTTCGACTCGCTTGAGTCGCTGTTAGAGGTCGACCTCTTCGAGGAACTCGGCTATGAGTCGATCTCCATCTTCCGGGAGATCATCGGTGAGGCACGCAACGAGACGGAAGACGTCGCCGAACAGGTTGAGATCGTCTCCAGCTCGATTCGTGCAGGTACGGCCAGCCTCGGCGGCGAGAGTGAGCAGTTCGTCGATAGCATCGACAAAGAGCTCGCAGACATCATTCGAAGTGACATCCGGAATCTTGGCCGACGCAAGGAGCTGCTCGAGGACCTGCGTCGGGTCGATGCACCACGGATTCAGAGTACGCTCAGCTACCTGCTAGCGCTTGATGACGAAGGGATCAACGCTGGCGTTCGTCTCAACCAGCTTGAGGCGAAGCGCGAAGACGCTGAAGAGCGGATGGAGCGTCTCGAGAGCGACCTCGCAGAAGTTCGCGAGGAACTCGAAGAAAAGCGAGACACGCAGCGCCAAGAGATCGAACGCCGCGCTGATGAGTGGGAGCGGGCGGTCCGGATGGACTTCGAAGACTTCCAGGCGTGTCAGGACATTTCGATTGAGTCGCGTGTTGGGTCGCTAGAGACGGCGATCGGCAACTTCTCGATGAATATCGATAACGCGACTGACCCCGAGGAAATCGACAATATCTCGAGTCAGGACGTCACGCAGGCGCTCAATACCCTCTCTGATGAACTGGAAGCGATTGGGATCGACATCTCCTCTGAAGAGCAGGACATCCAGTCGTCGGTCAGAGACCTTGCGGAAGCGAAGAAGTCCTTCCTGAAAATGAACTCTGAGGAGGGGACTGTCGAGAAGATTCTCCCCTGGGAGTCGTCGGCTGAAGAGGAACGCCAGCAGGCGCGCAAGAACTACCGGACGAAGCGCAACCAGCTCGATGACAAGGGCGTGTTCGCCATCTCGAGTGCGGGGAGCAACTTGAGTATCGAGGTCGAGTACGATGGGACGTCGCTCATCGACCGCGTCAAACGCGAGGAAGAACAGCGCCGTGACCAGATTATTATGGAGCTGCGCGAGCAGTTCGATGAGAACGGCCCGCAGGTTGATAGTGCGATGCAGAAGGTCGGCACGCAACTTGACCGAGGCCGCTCGCTGGCTGACGTGAAGCAAATTGTCGAGGATGCACTCACCGATGTCATCGTTGACACCGGAGACATTTCCGAGCGCAAAGACGACCTCGAAGCCGATCTTGAAGACGCACGCGGACGTGCAGAGCTGTTCTCGGCAACTGTGTCGCTATTCGAGGAGATCAACAACCGTCGGGAGACGTTCGTCAACTCCCACGCAGAGTACAATCGGCGGCGGAGTTCCTACGGTGAAGAGCGGTCGTCTGCGGTCTCCACTGAAGAAGAGGAGTACCGCTACATGAAGACGGTCCGCCCGAACGATATTCTGCAGATTCGCGATGACTCGGATATCGACGAAAGCGGAATCTTCGATGACGAAGCCGAGCGCCAACGGCTGCGCTCTTCGCTTGAAGAGCTGGCGCGAAATATCCACAATTCAAAGTACTCCGGGCTGCGCAAACGCCGTATCAGTAGCTCGCGGGCACGCTACGAGGATATGCAGATCGCAGTTGGTGCAGTCAGCCAAGCCATCGATCAGATTGGTGAAGAGGCTGCCCGGCTTCAGGAAATCTTCGCAGGGGCGTACAATCTCGGCCCCGGTGAGGAGAATTACGCCTCCTACCCGGTTGATGCAGGCGGCAACTGGGACATTGGGCTTGGTGTGTTCATCGGCGGCATCTTCCTCGACAACCTCCGTGCGGAGGCAGAGGCTGATGGCTACCGCGAGGGCTACCGTGCGAAGCTGAACAGCGACGAACTCGATATCCTCGTTCACCACACGTACGGGCTCGAAGAGGGCTTCTACGTCCGCCGGAATGACGTGCTCAACCTTGAGAACCCGGATGACATAGAGTTCTTCCTGCGCGATGAGGCGTCAATCCGTGAGGACCTTCTGCAGGAGTACATTGAGGTCGTTCCCACGAAAGAGGGGAACGACACTCCTGATGAAGCAATTGAGTATGACGGGCCAACCGGCGATCTGACCGACGGAGGGCGGGATCGGTAA
- a CDS encoding type IV pilin N-terminal domain-containing protein, which produces MQISNLFTGDDRAVSPVIGVILMVAITVILAAVIGSFVLGLGNSVQQTAPNANFDFDFEEQANTTGDAAIEYNVTATHTGGDSLTSDNTGNLSLTAPGVSVFAADSQFPFTAGSSLNITNASVSSSELPSAGETVRVIWTSQNGGSSQALAEDQIPS; this is translated from the coding sequence ATGCAAATTTCAAACCTATTCACTGGCGACGACCGTGCCGTGTCACCTGTCATCGGCGTGATCCTCATGGTCGCAATCACTGTGATCCTCGCCGCTGTCATCGGCTCGTTCGTCCTCGGCCTCGGAAACAGTGTGCAACAGACCGCACCTAACGCAAACTTCGACTTCGATTTCGAAGAACAAGCGAATACTACGGGTGATGCTGCCATTGAGTACAATGTTACAGCGACTCATACGGGTGGAGACTCACTCACATCAGACAACACCGGAAACCTGTCGCTGACAGCACCAGGAGTATCCGTCTTCGCTGCCGACTCCCAATTCCCATTCACTGCAGGTAGTTCGCTCAATATCACGAACGCTTCTGTTAGTTCCTCAGAATTGCCTAGCGCTGGTGAGACTGTCCGTGTAATCTGGACCTCACAGAACGGCGGGAGTTCACAAGCACTCGCGGAAGATCAGATTCCCTCGTAA
- a CDS encoding DUF4350 domain-containing protein, with protein sequence MRLWPDSWGYPHALLIALVVVMVGSVVFAGATSAAAFGSYNPSWDGASQLRGIATDTGGDSTILTETAAYETVEPNGTVAVVLSPDRPYTESQRAALRSFVRDGGTLVVAEDYGPIGNSILSAVGASVRVSGQPLRDEREYYRGPALPVAPSTATHPVTDGVDELTLNHGTVLVPAQNTNASTVAETNATAVVNSSGFSYLDRNRNEQLDDSETLAARPVVAVESIGEGQVIAVADPSVFINSMLEREGNQQFATNIIAAHDRILLDYSHTEGQPPLIAALLALQKSSLLTVTIATLVVGSIGLWTRRPDITLPGGSTVFGGDAGPPQAGATDDGSAVVAYLREQHPDWSERRLRRLMTAVFTGQPEDSDNE encoded by the coding sequence ATGCGGCTGTGGCCTGATTCGTGGGGGTACCCCCACGCGCTGTTGATTGCGCTTGTTGTCGTGATGGTCGGCTCTGTTGTCTTTGCAGGCGCAACCTCTGCGGCGGCGTTCGGATCATACAACCCATCGTGGGATGGCGCATCACAACTTCGCGGGATTGCCACAGACACGGGCGGCGACTCGACGATTCTGACAGAGACGGCTGCCTATGAAACGGTCGAGCCGAACGGAACGGTCGCGGTGGTTCTCTCCCCAGATCGACCGTACACGGAGTCACAGCGAGCAGCACTGAGATCGTTTGTCCGTGATGGGGGGACACTCGTCGTCGCCGAAGACTACGGGCCAATCGGGAACTCCATCCTCAGCGCCGTTGGTGCGAGCGTCCGTGTAAGCGGGCAGCCGCTCCGTGACGAGCGCGAGTACTATCGCGGCCCTGCACTCCCTGTGGCGCCCTCGACTGCTACACATCCAGTCACGGACGGTGTTGACGAACTCACGTTGAATCACGGCACCGTGCTTGTCCCCGCACAGAACACGAACGCATCGACGGTCGCCGAGACGAACGCGACGGCCGTCGTGAACTCCTCTGGCTTTTCGTATCTCGATAGGAATCGTAACGAGCAGTTGGACGACTCCGAGACGTTGGCTGCCCGACCAGTCGTCGCCGTCGAGTCCATTGGCGAGGGACAGGTGATCGCGGTTGCAGACCCGAGTGTGTTCATCAACTCGATGTTAGAACGTGAGGGGAACCAACAGTTCGCGACGAATATCATCGCAGCCCACGACCGAATCCTGCTTGATTACTCACACACCGAGGGGCAGCCACCGCTGATTGCAGCGCTGTTAGCACTGCAGAAGTCCTCGCTGTTGACGGTCACCATTGCCACGCTCGTTGTGGGAAGCATTGGTCTGTGGACCCGGCGACCAGACATCACCCTCCCAGGTGGCAGTACTGTCTTTGGCGGCGACGCTGGGCCACCGCAGGCAGGCGCCACAGATGACGGGAGCGCTGTGGTAGCGTATCTTCGCGAGCAACATCCAGACTGGAGTGAACGTCGCCTTCGCCGATTGATGACAGCCGTTTTCACGGGGCAACCCGAGGACAGCGACAATGAGTGA
- a CDS encoding AAA family ATPase — MSDSTTDPATLYETIQEEAGTVLIGNDDAIERITIALLTRGHVLLEGVPGVAKTTIANLFARTTGLDFTRIQMTPDLLPADITGSHIYRESVGEFELNKGPIFSNVVVADEINRATPKTQSALLEAMQERTVSIEGDTLSLPEPFIVIATQNPIEMEGVFELPEAQRDRFQFKLHIDLPDRVDERELLDRFDSNPDLGPDQVKQVIDTAALTEARDIVEEVHVADPVREYILDIVGRTRESPDVQFGASPRATLAFLNAGKARAAIHGRDYVIPDDIKALAEPILIHRLLLSTEAEIGDQSTEEVVERIVGSVDVPSGVDEAAAPTTD, encoded by the coding sequence ATGAGTGACTCGACGACGGATCCAGCCACCCTCTATGAGACCATTCAAGAAGAGGCTGGCACGGTCCTCATCGGGAATGACGATGCCATCGAGCGCATCACGATTGCCTTGCTGACGCGCGGGCACGTGCTGTTAGAGGGCGTCCCCGGCGTCGCGAAGACGACGATCGCGAATCTGTTTGCGCGAACAACGGGGCTGGATTTCACCCGCATCCAGATGACGCCCGACCTCCTCCCTGCAGACATCACTGGATCACACATCTACCGCGAAAGTGTGGGTGAGTTCGAACTCAACAAGGGCCCGATCTTCTCGAATGTCGTCGTCGCCGACGAGATCAATCGCGCGACGCCGAAGACGCAGTCAGCGCTGTTGGAGGCGATGCAAGAGCGGACCGTCTCTATCGAAGGTGACACCCTTTCGTTGCCAGAGCCGTTCATCGTCATCGCGACGCAGAACCCCATCGAGATGGAAGGCGTGTTCGAACTCCCGGAAGCACAGCGTGACCGCTTCCAATTCAAACTCCATATTGATCTCCCCGACCGCGTCGACGAGCGGGAGTTGCTCGACCGGTTCGACAGCAATCCAGACCTCGGTCCAGACCAAGTTAAGCAGGTGATTGACACGGCTGCACTGACCGAGGCACGCGACATCGTCGAGGAGGTCCACGTCGCCGACCCGGTTCGCGAATACATCCTCGATATTGTCGGCCGCACGCGCGAGTCGCCTGACGTACAGTTTGGCGCCTCACCTCGGGCGACGCTCGCGTTCCTCAACGCTGGGAAGGCGCGCGCTGCGATTCACGGCCGTGACTACGTGATTCCTGACGACATCAAAGCGCTCGCCGAGCCAATCCTGATCCACCGGCTCCTGTTGTCGACTGAAGCAGAAATTGGTGACCAGTCGACTGAGGAGGTCGTCGAGCGGATCGTTGGCTCCGTCGATGTGCCCAGTGGTGTGGATGAAGCTGCTGCACCGACGACTGACTGA
- a CDS encoding ATP-binding protein: protein MDRFVNRERELSRLRGCYESRDSEMAVIFGRRRLGKTQLVQHSLSDRDDAVVYQATETTSQIQLDEFVDIASEPFPGITQIKQDWEALLGYLGDQDAIVVLDEFPYLIDADDSLPSVIQRLWDQRLQNTGGTLILVGSSISMMEEATLLGNSPLYGRFTEKLDLRPLEFDAAQEFLPENYSPEDRIFTWGIFGGVPYYLDGVDLDQGLGTVLTTEVLSQKGYLHNEPEYVLRTELTDPNRYFAILTAIAAGKTTSNEIAQAVGIDGKQISTYTQKLERLRLIEREVPITEEKAKSRRGRYRILDPLFRFWFRFVYGKEDRYERLGEGAYEAVIEPELPDFVSPEFETLCQRTLPELYPEETFLDLGRWWYKEHEVDVVGFTTDGTMVVGECKFTNAPLDYSALSSLESHAAEIRWTPDGDDIDTKYALFIRNGVTQSVQEAVSERDDLRVFDLQDITQYRQ from the coding sequence ATGGATCGATTCGTGAACCGGGAAAGAGAGCTCTCGCGGCTTCGCGGGTGCTACGAGTCGAGGGACTCCGAGATGGCCGTCATATTCGGGCGGCGACGACTCGGAAAGACACAGCTCGTCCAGCACTCACTATCCGACCGGGACGATGCCGTCGTTTACCAAGCCACGGAGACCACGTCTCAGATACAACTTGACGAGTTCGTCGATATAGCGTCCGAACCATTCCCCGGCATCACGCAAATCAAACAAGACTGGGAAGCACTACTTGGCTACCTCGGAGACCAAGACGCAATCGTCGTTCTCGACGAGTTCCCCTACCTCATTGACGCCGATGACAGCCTGCCGTCAGTGATTCAGCGCTTGTGGGATCAGCGGTTGCAGAACACCGGTGGGACGCTCATACTAGTTGGGTCGTCAATTAGTATGATGGAAGAGGCGACACTTCTGGGAAACAGCCCCCTCTACGGCCGGTTCACCGAGAAACTCGACCTTCGACCGCTTGAGTTCGATGCCGCCCAGGAGTTTCTTCCGGAGAACTATTCTCCCGAAGACCGAATCTTCACGTGGGGTATCTTCGGTGGCGTCCCGTACTATCTCGACGGTGTCGATCTTGATCAGGGTCTCGGGACAGTCCTCACCACCGAAGTGCTCTCACAGAAAGGGTATCTCCACAACGAACCGGAGTACGTGCTCCGGACAGAGCTTACTGACCCAAATCGGTACTTTGCGATTCTCACTGCGATTGCTGCGGGAAAGACGACGTCAAACGAGATCGCCCAAGCAGTAGGGATCGATGGAAAACAGATCTCGACGTACACGCAGAAGTTAGAGCGATTGCGACTCATCGAGCGTGAAGTCCCGATTACCGAAGAGAAAGCGAAGTCACGCCGCGGTCGGTACCGAATCCTCGATCCGCTGTTCAGGTTCTGGTTCCGATTCGTCTATGGGAAAGAAGATCGGTACGAACGGCTTGGTGAGGGTGCATACGAGGCTGTCATCGAACCAGAGCTCCCGGACTTCGTGAGTCCGGAATTCGAGACACTCTGTCAACGGACGCTTCCGGAGTTGTACCCCGAAGAGACATTCCTCGATCTCGGCCGCTGGTGGTACAAGGAACACGAGGTTGACGTCGTCGGCTTCACCACAGATGGGACGATGGTCGTGGGTGAGTGCAAGTTCACGAACGCGCCACTGGATTACAGTGCGCTCTCCTCACTCGAAAGCCACGCTGCGGAAATCCGCTGGACACCGGATGGCGATGACATCGACACGAAATACGCACTGTTCATAAGAAATGGGGTAACACAATCCGTTCAGGAGGCCGTGTCCGAGCGTGATGACCTACGAGTGTTCGACCTTCAGGACATCACACAATACCGCCAGTGA
- a CDS encoding type IV pilin N-terminal domain-containing protein, whose protein sequence is MNFQQLFADDRAVSPVIGVILMVAITVILAAVIGSFVLGLGNSVQQTAPNANFDFDFEEVGTTGTYNVTATHEGGDTLNSQNTQTVNLTAPSGTNSSTSFPFAAGDQLILTNETAASSQAVAAGDTVRVIWTAQNGGSSQTLASEQAPN, encoded by the coding sequence ATGAATTTCCAGCAACTATTCGCCGACGATCGGGCTGTCTCTCCTGTGATTGGAGTGATACTTATGGTCGCGATCACCGTGATCCTCGCGGCCGTCATCGGCTCGTTCGTCCTCGGCCTCGGTAACTCCGTGCAGCAGACCGCACCGAACGCGAATTTCGATTTCGACTTCGAAGAAGTCGGAACGACAGGAACGTACAATGTGACTGCCACGCACGAAGGTGGCGACACGCTCAATAGTCAAAATACGCAGACGGTGAATTTGACTGCACCAAGTGGGACAAACAGTTCCACGAGCTTCCCATTTGCAGCGGGTGATCAGCTCATTTTGACGAACGAAACAGCAGCCAGTAGTCAAGCCGTCGCTGCAGGTGATACGGTCCGCGTCATCTGGACCGCACAAAACGGTGGGTCGTCGCAAACACTCGCCAGCGAGCAGGCTCCGAACTAA
- a CDS encoding type IV pilin N-terminal domain-containing protein, with protein sequence MQFKQLFADDRAVSPVIGVILMVAITVILAAVIGSFVLGLGNSVQQTAPNANFQFDFDDSVSPGVVTATHTGGDTIADTDTITLQSATGNETEVSGPIKAGDSIDATYDNTSSGDRVAVVWTAQNGESSQTLAETQTP encoded by the coding sequence ATGCAATTCAAGCAACTATTCGCCGACGATCGGGCTGTCTCTCCTGTGATTGGAGTGATCCTTATGGTCGCGATCACCGTGATCCTCGCGGCCGTTATCGGTTCGTTCGTCCTCGGCCTCGGCAACTCCGTGCAGCAGACCGCACCGAACGCAAACTTCCAGTTCGACTTTGATGATTCCGTCAGTCCCGGCGTCGTGACTGCCACTCACACTGGTGGAGACACGATTGCTGACACAGACACGATTACCCTTCAGTCGGCAACCGGGAATGAGACCGAGGTATCCGGCCCGATCAAAGCAGGCGACAGCATTGACGCCACGTATGATAACACCAGTAGTGGTGACCGTGTCGCCGTAGTGTGGACGGCACAAAACGGTGAGAGCTCCCAGACACTTGCTGAGACGCAGACCCCCTAA
- a CDS encoding DUF58 domain-containing protein, giving the protein MATHNHTRYMRATRRVWGTALSGVAVTALGVLAETAVLLIAGLTIAAWLIGRQLQALRLFRQLESTIDISVATPRTSVSIEESVRLAVTVELDTPTPAPLTIVVPQPLGATGADREDRTLTLEKGATSAATTFECSFPTAGRYNFPTPQLTIGPVDGLFSETLSRGETPTIRAEPRTPADLHVGKGGEALALSYGQHPAGRGSGGLSPEELRQYQPGDSTDRIDWKATARHGDLYVREFEAESDRQTVICLDHRARTDTGPDGATLFAYTREVALGFIEGAAGLSDPVGCWTVGDAGITGQFEPTSSSAGYDRIRTHIQDLTPTTATDTDPSSIPDDSDSEAAMGTPATNGHATSSTLPSEDHAVVRPATARARNTRLGDEQTDFATRLRPFFENQDSYVQRLQGDPLFQTVERMQASTAGTTLSVIITDDANRDRLREAVRLATRRGNYAFVFIAPQLLFTDDRSLDVEAEYEQYIDFEEFRRSLEGIPRVTAFEVGPGDRLDGLLATRRR; this is encoded by the coding sequence TTGGCCACCCACAACCACACGAGGTATATGCGGGCTACGCGGCGAGTATGGGGTACGGCGCTTTCGGGAGTGGCCGTTACTGCCCTTGGCGTGCTTGCTGAGACGGCGGTCTTACTCATAGCTGGTCTCACCATCGCCGCGTGGCTCATCGGACGGCAGTTGCAGGCGCTTCGCCTGTTCCGACAACTCGAGTCCACAATCGACATCTCGGTCGCGACGCCTCGAACATCGGTCTCCATCGAAGAATCCGTACGCCTCGCAGTAACGGTAGAACTGGATACACCAACGCCGGCCCCACTCACGATTGTGGTTCCACAGCCACTCGGTGCGACGGGCGCTGACCGCGAAGACCGGACACTCACACTCGAGAAGGGCGCAACCAGCGCTGCCACCACATTCGAGTGTTCGTTCCCGACAGCAGGCCGCTACAACTTCCCCACGCCACAACTGACGATTGGCCCAGTGGATGGCCTGTTTAGTGAGACGCTCAGCCGTGGTGAGACGCCGACGATCCGTGCCGAGCCACGGACACCTGCGGACCTCCACGTCGGGAAGGGCGGTGAAGCGCTTGCACTCTCCTATGGCCAACATCCAGCCGGTCGTGGGAGTGGTGGCCTCTCACCTGAAGAACTGCGCCAGTACCAGCCGGGCGACTCCACAGATCGCATTGACTGGAAGGCGACAGCGCGTCACGGCGATCTGTACGTCCGCGAGTTCGAGGCAGAATCTGATCGCCAGACAGTCATCTGCCTTGATCACCGGGCGCGAACCGATACTGGCCCGGATGGAGCGACATTGTTCGCGTACACACGCGAGGTCGCCCTTGGCTTCATCGAGGGAGCGGCCGGACTCTCTGACCCAGTGGGTTGTTGGACGGTTGGAGATGCTGGAATCACAGGCCAGTTCGAGCCCACGAGTTCGAGTGCTGGATATGATCGCATTCGAACCCATATTCAAGATCTGACACCGACGACGGCGACTGACACAGACCCCAGTTCCATACCCGACGATTCTGACTCAGAGGCCGCGATGGGAACCCCGGCCACGAACGGCCACGCTACGTCATCAACACTACCCAGCGAAGATCACGCGGTGGTCCGCCCGGCAACAGCGCGGGCGCGCAATACCCGTCTCGGTGACGAGCAAACTGATTTTGCCACGCGACTGCGCCCCTTCTTCGAGAATCAGGACTCGTACGTTCAGCGCCTGCAGGGCGATCCCCTATTCCAGACGGTCGAGCGGATGCAAGCAAGCACGGCTGGGACGACCCTCTCGGTCATAATCACTGATGACGCAAACCGCGACCGCCTCCGTGAGGCAGTCAGGCTCGCCACCCGGAGAGGTAACTACGCGTTCGTATTCATCGCACCTCAGCTCTTGTTCACAGACGACCGCTCGCTGGATGTCGAAGCGGAGTACGAACAGTACATCGACTTTGAGGAGTTCCGCCGGTCGCTTGAGGGGATTCCGCGAGTGACTGCATTCGAAGTCGGCCCGGGCGATCGACTGGATGGGTTGCTGGCGACGCGGCGGCGGTAA